One genomic region from Dehalobacter restrictus DSM 9455 encodes:
- a CDS encoding energy-coupling factor ABC transporter permease gives MHMADALISPVIGGTMWVATAGVAAYSIKKIQDDMEEKKVPLMGVMGAFVFAAQMINFSIPGTGSSGHLGGGLILAAMLGPYAGFLAMASILLIQALFFGDGGLLAYGCNVFNLGFYTCFIAYPLISKWFIKKGISAKRIMAGSMIAAVVGLQLGAFSVVLETFFSGKTELPFSTFVLMMQPIHLAIGIVEGLVTAAVLTFVWKARPELIEKQVSGKISGNTSIKRIIYGLAIAAVIIGGGLSWFASSNPDGLEWSMEKTAGITELAESGGIYGILADIQSKTAFLPDYSFKNDSSVSEEQVSETSAEVAWPAVDAGTTVSGLVGGAMTLVLAVMIGFFIRSVKRRKKKVTA, from the coding sequence ATGCATATGGCAGATGCTTTGATTTCGCCGGTTATTGGTGGAACCATGTGGGTTGCTACCGCAGGGGTAGCGGCTTATTCGATAAAAAAAATTCAAGACGATATGGAGGAAAAAAAGGTTCCTTTGATGGGAGTTATGGGAGCTTTTGTTTTTGCAGCCCAGATGATTAATTTTTCGATTCCAGGAACGGGTTCCAGCGGACATCTTGGAGGAGGGCTGATTCTAGCTGCTATGCTTGGGCCGTACGCCGGGTTCCTGGCCATGGCATCAATATTGTTGATACAGGCCTTGTTTTTTGGCGATGGCGGACTTTTGGCCTACGGCTGCAATGTATTCAACCTGGGATTCTATACCTGTTTTATTGCTTATCCGCTGATATCCAAGTGGTTTATTAAGAAAGGGATTTCGGCTAAACGCATTATGGCTGGCTCGATGATTGCAGCGGTTGTCGGGCTTCAGTTGGGAGCTTTCAGCGTTGTCTTGGAGACGTTTTTTTCTGGAAAGACTGAGCTTCCGTTTTCAACTTTTGTACTTATGATGCAGCCTATTCATCTTGCAATCGGGATTGTAGAAGGGTTGGTTACCGCCGCAGTGCTCACTTTTGTATGGAAAGCGAGGCCTGAACTTATTGAGAAGCAGGTATCGGGAAAAATCTCAGGCAATACTTCCATAAAAAGGATTATATACGGACTTGCTATTGCAGCAGTCATTATCGGTGGAGGACTTTCCTGGTTTGCATCGTCAAATCCGGACGGCTTGGAATGGTCTATGGAAAAGACCGCCGGGATCACGGAACTGGCAGAGTCTGGCGGAATTTATGGCATATTGGCCGATATTCAAAGTAAAACAGCATTTTTGCCGGATTACAGTTTTAAAAATGATAGCAGCGTGAGCGAAGAACAGGTCTCAGAGACAAGCGCTGAGGTCGCATGGCCAGCTGTAGATGCAGGAACAACCGTATCCGGATTGGTGGGCGGCGCGATGACACTCGTATTGGCAGTCATGATAGGGTTCTTTATCCGTTCCGTGAAGAGAAGGAAGAAGAAAGTTACTGCATGA
- a CDS encoding bifunctional glycosyltransferase family 2/GtrA family protein gives MTILIPAYEPDERLLRLIENIKEKCDFQIVIVDDGSGKPYSRIFQAAGKLGCTVLTHPANEGKGAALKTGFRYIKEKGEKEGVICADSDGQHLPEDIIRVAQVAKERREFIVLGSRKFCGKVPPRSRFGNTVTRAVFSVSSGSHLTDTQTGLRGYSADMLDWLGSIQGKRFEYEMNILLEAKAAGYLFYEVWINTVYDEKNRSSHFRTFSDSARVYYPILKFCTSSLMSGALDFALLLLFQFSTSNLLIAVAGARVCSSIFNYSMNHYFVFSRNKSTEHHKSAPKYFSLVVFIMACNYGLMYLFHILIGAPLVFAKIITELTLFLFSYWSQRNFVFSSGKKPDHGK, from the coding sequence ATGACGATACTTATACCAGCCTATGAACCGGATGAACGGCTTCTCAGGTTGATAGAGAATATAAAAGAAAAGTGCGATTTTCAGATTGTGATTGTAGACGACGGCAGCGGTAAGCCTTATAGCAGGATATTCCAGGCCGCAGGCAAATTGGGCTGCACCGTATTAACACATCCGGCCAATGAGGGCAAAGGGGCTGCCCTGAAGACGGGATTTCGATATATCAAGGAAAAAGGTGAAAAAGAAGGGGTTATCTGTGCCGACAGTGACGGACAGCATTTGCCTGAAGATATCATCAGAGTTGCCCAGGTTGCCAAAGAACGCCGCGAATTTATCGTTCTTGGCTCCCGGAAGTTTTGCGGCAAAGTTCCTCCGCGCAGCCGTTTCGGAAATACGGTAACCCGGGCAGTATTTTCTGTTTCTTCGGGTTCGCATTTGACGGATACGCAAACAGGTCTAAGAGGGTATTCAGCCGATATGCTGGACTGGTTAGGCAGTATCCAGGGGAAAAGATTTGAATATGAAATGAACATTCTGCTCGAAGCGAAGGCAGCAGGCTATTTGTTCTACGAAGTATGGATCAATACAGTATATGACGAAAAAAACAGGTCTTCCCATTTTCGGACCTTTTCAGATTCAGCCAGAGTATATTACCCGATCCTTAAATTTTGTACCTCTTCTTTGATGTCCGGAGCGCTTGACTTTGCTCTGCTGCTGCTGTTTCAATTCTCTACATCAAATCTGCTGATCGCAGTAGCCGGGGCAAGAGTCTGCAGTTCTATTTTCAATTACAGTATGAATCATTACTTTGTCTTTTCCCGAAACAAAAGCACGGAACATCATAAATCCGCCCCGAAATATTTTTCACTCGTCGTATTTATCATGGCCTGCAATTACGGGCTGATGTATCTCTTCCACATTCTGATCGGCGCACCGTTAGTCTTTGCCAAAATTATCACCGAATTAACACTTTTCTTATTCAGTTACTGGTCTCAGCGCAACTTTGTGTTTAGTTCGGGAAAAAAACCTGATCACGGTAAATAA